From a single Chiloscyllium plagiosum isolate BGI_BamShark_2017 chromosome 27, ASM401019v2, whole genome shotgun sequence genomic region:
- the LOC122563512 gene encoding serine/arginine-rich splicing factor 4-like isoform X1, which yields MPRVYIGRLSYQARERDVERFFKGYGKILEVDIKNGYGFVEFDDPRDADDAVYELNGKELCGERVIVEHARGPRRDGGYTSQRSGYGYRRSGRDRYGPPTRTEYRLIVENLSSRCSWQDLKDYMRQAGEVTYADAHKGRKNEGVIEFKSYSDMKRALEKLDGTEVNGRKIRLVEDRPSSRRRRSYSRSRSRSRSRSPSRNRSRSHNKSRSHSESSQSQSRSGTHSRSKSGSRSKSRSVSKNKNKSRSRSKEKKIRASRSGSEGKSRSRSVEKMKDDNEVKTENRNENGEKERSLSKENSRSRSKSKEGENSVSRSRSKEKDKSKSKSRSRSKEKSKSRSRSTSKEKRKGRKRSRSESRSRSRSRSKSEKNKKRSKRESKSKSASKSRKRKGDDKEQSRSRSESKEKEEEAMETDNEKEIKGEYGEMDGESDSNEQTKPSPASRSRSKSRSKSRSRSKSITKAESRSKSCSPSRSVSRSVSRSRSRSRSKS from the exons atgccACGGGTTTACATCGGCCGGCTCAGTTATCAGGCTCGGGAGCGGGATGTGGAGCGGTTCTTCAAGGGTTACGGTAAAATCTTGGAGGTGGACATTAAGAACGG ATATGGGTTTGTTGAATTTGATGATCCTCGAGATGCAGATGATGCTGTTTACGAGCTGAATGGTAAAGAGCTTTGCGGGGAACGAGTAATCGTTGAACATGCGAGAGGCCCTCGCAGGGATGGTGGTTATACCTCTCAGCGCA GTGGTTATGGTTATAGAAGATCTGGAAGAGACAGATATGGACCTCCAACCCGTACAGAATATAGACTTATTGTGGAAAATTTATCTAGTCGATGCAGCTGGCAAGATTTAAAG GATTATATGCGTCAAGCAGGTGAAGTTACATATGCAGATGCACACAAAGGAAGAAAGAATGAAGGtgtcattgaatttaaatcctaTTCTGACATGAAAAGAGCACTTGAAAAACTGGATGGCACAGAAGTTAATGGCAGAAAGATCAGATTGGTTGAAGACAGGCCTTCGTCACGGCGACGACGCTCGTATTCTAGGAGCCGCAGTCGTTCAAg GTCTCGTTCTCCAAGTAGAAATCGTTCCCGTTCTCATAATAAGAGTCGGAGCCATAGTGAGAGCAGTCAGTCTCAATCTAG GTCTGGCACCCATTCCAGGAGTAAAAGTGGAAGCAGAAGCAAAAGTCGCAGTGTGAGCAAGAACAAAAACAAGAGCAGGAGCAGAAGTAAAGAGAAGAAAATCCGAGCTAGTAGGAGTGGAAGTGAGGGGAAAAGTAGAAGTAGAAGTGTTGAAAAGATGAAAGATGACAACGAAGTAAAAACtgagaacagaaatgaaaatggGGAAAAAGAGAGGAGTCTTAGTAAAGAGAACAGTAGAAGTCGGAGTAAGAGTAAAGAAGGAGAAAACAGTGTAAGTAGAAGTAGAAGCAAAGAGAAGGATAAGAGTAAGAGTAAAAGTAGAAGCAGGAGCAAAGAGAAGAGTAAAAGTAGAAGTCGAAGCACGAGCAAGGAGAAAAGGAAAGGCAGGAAGAGGAGCAGAAGTGAAAGCAGGAGTCGGAGCAGGAGTCGGAGCAAAAGTGAGAAGAATAAAAAGCGTAGCAAACGTGAAAGCAAGAGTAAAAGTGCCAGTAAGAGCAGGAAGAGAAAGGGTGACGACAAGGAACAATCTAGGTCAAGGTCAGAATCAAAGGAAAAAGAGGAAGAGGCTATGGAAACAGATAATGAGAAAGAAATTAAGGGTGAATATGGAGAAATGGATGGGGAATCAGACTCTAATGAACAGACAAAACCAAGTCCTGCATCTCGTTCTAGGTCAAAGTCCAGATCGAAATCTCGTTCCAGGTCCAAATCGATCACCAAAGCTGAATCACGTTCAAAGTCGTGTTCCCCTTCTCGGTCTGTGTCAAGATCTGTGTCTCGTTCCAGGTCCAGGTCACGCTCAAAGTCCTAA
- the LOC122563512 gene encoding serine/arginine-rich splicing factor 4-like isoform X2 has product MSDILKTIFHRGYGYRRSGRDRYGPPTRTEYRLIVENLSSRCSWQDLKDYMRQAGEVTYADAHKGRKNEGVIEFKSYSDMKRALEKLDGTEVNGRKIRLVEDRPSSRRRRSYSRSRSRSRSRSPSRNRSRSHNKSRSHSESSQSQSRSGTHSRSKSGSRSKSRSVSKNKNKSRSRSKEKKIRASRSGSEGKSRSRSVEKMKDDNEVKTENRNENGEKERSLSKENSRSRSKSKEGENSVSRSRSKEKDKSKSKSRSRSKEKSKSRSRSTSKEKRKGRKRSRSESRSRSRSRSKSEKNKKRSKRESKSKSASKSRKRKGDDKEQSRSRSESKEKEEEAMETDNEKEIKGEYGEMDGESDSNEQTKPSPASRSRSKSRSKSRSRSKSITKAESRSKSCSPSRSVSRSVSRSRSRSRSKS; this is encoded by the exons ATGTCAGATATTCTGAAAACCATTTTTCACC GTGGTTATGGTTATAGAAGATCTGGAAGAGACAGATATGGACCTCCAACCCGTACAGAATATAGACTTATTGTGGAAAATTTATCTAGTCGATGCAGCTGGCAAGATTTAAAG GATTATATGCGTCAAGCAGGTGAAGTTACATATGCAGATGCACACAAAGGAAGAAAGAATGAAGGtgtcattgaatttaaatcctaTTCTGACATGAAAAGAGCACTTGAAAAACTGGATGGCACAGAAGTTAATGGCAGAAAGATCAGATTGGTTGAAGACAGGCCTTCGTCACGGCGACGACGCTCGTATTCTAGGAGCCGCAGTCGTTCAAg GTCTCGTTCTCCAAGTAGAAATCGTTCCCGTTCTCATAATAAGAGTCGGAGCCATAGTGAGAGCAGTCAGTCTCAATCTAG GTCTGGCACCCATTCCAGGAGTAAAAGTGGAAGCAGAAGCAAAAGTCGCAGTGTGAGCAAGAACAAAAACAAGAGCAGGAGCAGAAGTAAAGAGAAGAAAATCCGAGCTAGTAGGAGTGGAAGTGAGGGGAAAAGTAGAAGTAGAAGTGTTGAAAAGATGAAAGATGACAACGAAGTAAAAACtgagaacagaaatgaaaatggGGAAAAAGAGAGGAGTCTTAGTAAAGAGAACAGTAGAAGTCGGAGTAAGAGTAAAGAAGGAGAAAACAGTGTAAGTAGAAGTAGAAGCAAAGAGAAGGATAAGAGTAAGAGTAAAAGTAGAAGCAGGAGCAAAGAGAAGAGTAAAAGTAGAAGTCGAAGCACGAGCAAGGAGAAAAGGAAAGGCAGGAAGAGGAGCAGAAGTGAAAGCAGGAGTCGGAGCAGGAGTCGGAGCAAAAGTGAGAAGAATAAAAAGCGTAGCAAACGTGAAAGCAAGAGTAAAAGTGCCAGTAAGAGCAGGAAGAGAAAGGGTGACGACAAGGAACAATCTAGGTCAAGGTCAGAATCAAAGGAAAAAGAGGAAGAGGCTATGGAAACAGATAATGAGAAAGAAATTAAGGGTGAATATGGAGAAATGGATGGGGAATCAGACTCTAATGAACAGACAAAACCAAGTCCTGCATCTCGTTCTAGGTCAAAGTCCAGATCGAAATCTCGTTCCAGGTCCAAATCGATCACCAAAGCTGAATCACGTTCAAAGTCGTGTTCCCCTTCTCGGTCTGTGTCAAGATCTGTGTCTCGTTCCAGGTCCAGGTCACGCTCAAAGTCCTAA